Sequence from the Vicinamibacteria bacterium genome:
CCGTTTGTAACCGGTGACGCTCATGAAATCGGCGCCGGCGCCGTCGATGATGTAGAGAATGACGTTGGGCTTATCGGATCGACGGGCCCCGCTGAGCGTCGGCGCACTCCACGAGGCGACGGTTCCGTCCCGTTCCGCCGCCGCCTGGAGCGAAAGCGATACGACGCTTCCGCTGAAACGTGCGAGATCCAGACTGCGCTGGCCCCATTCGCTGGAGTTCGAGTACGACTCTTGGAAGAGAGTCTCCACGGCACCGCCCTCGGGCCGAACCGTGATCGTGAAGGTCACCGGCAAGTCCTCCCGCACGACGCCTAAGCCAAAGTCGAGCCGCCCGGCTTCCGGCACCTCGACACGAAACAGGACTCGCGCCGGGGTGTGGGCATAGAGCGAACGGCGTGACGAGCGGGTCGCGAGACCGTAAGAATCACCGAGGGACATCGTCGTGGCCCACGTGAGCTGCTCCGCGGCCGGTATGGCGGTCACCGAAACGATATCGATGCGCGAGGCTCGCGGCACGGCGAACGCGATGCCGAGTCGCGTGGCTCGCTCGTCCTCGTCGAGACCCTCGGGCAGACGGGCGGGGAAAACGTACGTGAGAAGCGTTCCGTCGGAGAACGCGGGCGCGATCTCGGAGGAGGCCATCAAGCTCGAGATGGCACTCTCGGAGATCACGTCATCTTCCAGCTCGAGCAAGACCGCGGCCCCCCGGATCCGATCGCTGGCACGCGCGCGGAGCACGATGGCCCCCCAGGGGTCCGGCTCCTCCCCCTCGTCGAGCTCCGTGTACACACCTCCGATGACGACGTCACCGAACCGGCTCGCTTCGCTCAGAGAGACGCGCAAAGCGCCGTCCTCGTGGGCAAGTGTGCAAGAAGGTACCGTGGCGCCTCGAGACCGCGTCCCGTTTTCTGGAGGCGCCGGCACCGAAAGCGGCTTCCAGCTCGCATTTTCCTCCTCGAACGTCCAGTCGCGTTGCCCGGGCAAGACCGTGGGCGGCGGAGCCGAGTCGACCCGGGCCGATTCGAGGTGGTCCTCGAGATGGATGGGAGTTTCGGATTCGACAAGGACCGGAAGGTTCGAACCGCCGCAGCTCGTGAAGGCGAAACCCAGGCTAGCCGGAAGCAAGCAGCGCTGGTAGCATGGAAACATGCTCAAATGCTCAAAGTGTGGGCGGACGTTCGAGCCGCCGACCCGTGTCTGTCCCGACGACGGAACGCTCCTCAAAAACCCCGTTGTTCCGGAAGAGCAGCCCATCGGCCGAACGCTCGACGGGAAATACCGCATCGACGGGTTCCTCAAGCGCGGCGGGATGGGCGCCGTCTATCGAGGCACTCACCTGCTACTCGGAAAGCCCGTCGCCATCAAGCTCATCCGCCAGGAGATCGTAACCTCGAGCGACATGATCGAGCGATTCTTCCGCGAGGCGAGGGCGGCGGCGAAGCTCAGCCATCCTAACATCGTCACCGTTCACGACCTGGGCCAGACCGAAGACGGCACACTCTACATCATCATGGAGCTCGTCGAAGGCTCGAGCCTGAAAGAGATCATCCAAAAGGAGGGGCCCCTTTCGACGGGGCGCGCCCTGACCCTCGCAAGAGGCGTCGCGAGCGCGCTTGCTCTGGCCCACCGCAAGGACATCGTTCATCGCGATCTCAAACCTCAGAACATCATGATCTCGCGCGACAGCGAGGGCCACGAGTGCCCCAAACTCTTGGATTTCGGCATCGCCAAGACCCTCGAGCCCGACACCCCGGCGCTCACCTCGACGGGGATGGTGCTCGGGACTCCGCACTATATGTCTGCCGAGCAAGCGAAAGGAAAACCGGCGGATCGCCGCAGCGATCTCTACGCACTGGGCATCATTCTCTACGAGATGCTCGTCGGGAAGGTGCCGTTCGACGACTCGTCGATCCCGGCGATCCTGGTCAAACACTTGACCGAACCGCCGAAGCCGCCGACCACCCTGAGAGCCGGGATCCCAGAAGCGGTGGAAGCCCTGATCCTGCGCTGTCTCGAAAAAGAGCCCGAGAAGCGCTTCCAGAGCGCGGAAGATTTCATGGGTGCGCTGTCGGCTATGGACCAAACTGGAGCTCGGCCCTTGTCGGAGACGACTCGCGGGGTGACTCCGGTCAAACCTCAGCTCCCGCCCGTACCGGACCCTCCGCCGCCTCACACGATGGCAGGCGCCGCTTCCGTGGCCGCCCCTCGATTGCATGTGGACAGCGGTACCGTGCGGGCGCACGAAATCGAAGTCAGGGCGAAGGGCAGCCGCCTCGGCGTGATGATCGCAGCCGTTCTTTTGCTCGCCGGTGGGGCCGCTGCGGCGTACTTCCTGACGAGACCGTCACCCACGGAGGTTCCGGCCGAGGCCGAGCCGGTCGCGGCGGCAAGAATCACCGAGCCTCCGATCGAGACCGAGCCCGTGGCCGCGGTGGAGCCGGAGCCTGATCCCGAAACTCCCTCGCCGTCGGCGGCCGCAGAAGAGCCGGCGGCACCTCCACCGCCTCCGAAGTCGGCGGCGGTGACGAAGCCTGTCAGCGCCGAGCCCGCGCCGCCGCTCGCGCCACCGGTGTCCGCGCAGCCGTTGCCCGAGACCGAGCCGGCTCCACCCCCGCGATCGCCAACCTTCAGCATCGATTGCCAGGGCGTTCGGGATGCCTGCGGTACGATGCGCACGGTGCTGCGAGACGCTCTGCAGAAAAAGGGCATGCAGCCCGCGCGTCCGGAACAGGCGGAGCTACTCGTGGCGCTCGTCGTGGAGGAAATCGAATCCCACGCCGAAGAGCAGTTCGGCACCACGTTCGTCACCCGCACCTATTCGGTTGCGGGAGACGCCGACGTGCCCCGCTTCGGAGATATCGTCGCTCTTCCGGCGCACACGTTCAGCTTCGACACCCGGTTCGGGCAGGACAAGCTCAGGGAGCAAGCGCGCGTGATCTCGTCGGATGCCGCCGATGAGCTCTCGCGTTACTGGTCATCCAAGATCGGAGAGCGATAACCCCTCGAAGAAGAATGTGCTCGCGGGCCCGAGACCCGCGAGCACCGAGCAAGAGCTCTACTTCTTCCGCACGATGTCGGCGGCCTTCGCCGCTCCGGTGAAGGTCATGATGGAGAAGCGGTCTTTCACGTCGACGACCTGACCTTCGCCGGTTTCGGACTCGTCGGCACCGAGCACGGCGCCGGTGTCGGGATCGACGAGCTCCTCACCGACCGATACCACGGCGAACGTGTCGCCGACCTTGATGCCGGACATCTCCCCCATATTGATCCAGGCCTGATTACCCTCGATCTTGATGATCTTTCCCTCGACCCCGGCCATGACGCCGCCCGCGCTCAGCTTGCCGAGAGATTTGCTCTCGGCGAACGCCGCGACCACCTTGGCGGAGGCCGCTTCGATTGCCTCGCTGGCAATACCCCATTCGTCTTCGCGGCTCAAGCTCGCACCCTTGAAGACGCCGCCGCCCTTCTTCACGTCGCCATCCGCCGCGACCGCGACGAGGCGCTCGGCGGTCGTCGTATCGATGAGCCTCAAGTTGATCGTCGCTTCCGCCTTCGTATAGCTGCCTCCGATCCCCCCGAAGCCACCCTTGGTCGTGTTGATGGCGAATTTGTCGATGCCCCCGGTGAGGATGTATTTCACCCCGAGGATCTGCCCGACCTTTGCCGCCGTTTGCTGATCCAGCGCCCCCGAGGTCGCGAGGCCCTGCTCTTTCATGACCATGTCGAGCTTCTCGCGCTCGATGATGCTGAATTGCTGCGATAACGTTTCGTTCTCAGAAAAAGCCGTGTCGATGTGGTTCCGCGCCGCCGGCCCGAGATCATCGTAGAACCAC
This genomic interval carries:
- a CDS encoding sulfatase-like hydrolase/transferase, which gives rise to MFPCYQRCLLPASLGFAFTSCGGSNLPVLVESETPIHLEDHLESARVDSAPPPTVLPGQRDWTFEEENASWKPLSVPAPPENGTRSRGATVPSCTLAHEDGALRVSLSEASRFGDVVIGGVYTELDEGEEPDPWGAIVLRARASDRIRGAAVLLELEDDVISESAISSLMASSEIAPAFSDGTLLTYVFPARLPEGLDEDERATRLGIAFAVPRASRIDIVSVTAIPAAEQLTWATTMSLGDSYGLATRSSRRSLYAHTPARVLFRVEVPEAGRLDFGLGVVREDLPVTFTITVRPEGGAVETLFQESYSNSSEWGQRSLDLARFSGSVVSLSLQAAAERDGTVASWSAPTLSGARRSDKPNVILYIIDGAGADFMSVTGYKRATTPRLEEIAGEGALFERAHSNSTWTQPSTASFVTSLHHSVLGGFRPESSPVPPSVTTLAEHLHAGGYLTAAFTSNPNAALSIGPEHGTDVIEEVYERDHPSSVRLHERFWGFREHYPAEPYWAHFQTTDVHAPYPSVNPFAGRYVSAERRAKLAAWESEIQGGAVWSTSIFAGYREELARAGIDAQEFYEMLRGLYDEAMTQQDDQVGRF
- a CDS encoding serine/threonine-protein kinase, giving the protein MLKCSKCGRTFEPPTRVCPDDGTLLKNPVVPEEQPIGRTLDGKYRIDGFLKRGGMGAVYRGTHLLLGKPVAIKLIRQEIVTSSDMIERFFREARAAAKLSHPNIVTVHDLGQTEDGTLYIIMELVEGSSLKEIIQKEGPLSTGRALTLARGVASALALAHRKDIVHRDLKPQNIMISRDSEGHECPKLLDFGIAKTLEPDTPALTSTGMVLGTPHYMSAEQAKGKPADRRSDLYALGIILYEMLVGKVPFDDSSIPAILVKHLTEPPKPPTTLRAGIPEAVEALILRCLEKEPEKRFQSAEDFMGALSAMDQTGARPLSETTRGVTPVKPQLPPVPDPPPPHTMAGAASVAAPRLHVDSGTVRAHEIEVRAKGSRLGVMIAAVLLLAGGAAAAYFLTRPSPTEVPAEAEPVAAARITEPPIETEPVAAVEPEPDPETPSPSAAAEEPAAPPPPPKSAAVTKPVSAEPAPPLAPPVSAQPLPETEPAPPPRSPTFSIDCQGVRDACGTMRTVLRDALQKKGMQPARPEQAELLVALVVEEIESHAEEQFGTTFVTRTYSVAGDADVPRFGDIVALPAHTFSFDTRFGQDKLREQARVISSDAADELSRYWSSKIGER
- a CDS encoding CsgG/HfaB family protein, whose translation is MMKSFRLALAFVLAGALVPATIHAQGKIRIAIWDFENNAERSWWFYDDLGPAARNHIDTAFSENETLSQQFSIIEREKLDMVMKEQGLATSGALDQQTAAKVGQILGVKYILTGGIDKFAINTTKGGFGGIGGSYTKAEATINLRLIDTTTAERLVAVAADGDVKKGGGVFKGASLSREDEWGIASEAIEAASAKVVAAFAESKSLGKLSAGGVMAGVEGKIIKIEGNQAWINMGEMSGIKVGDTFAVVSVGEELVDPDTGAVLGADESETGEGQVVDVKDRFSIMTFTGAAKAADIVRKK